A region of Myxococcus stipitatus DSM 14675 DNA encodes the following proteins:
- a CDS encoding esterase/lipase family protein has protein sequence MKQQPTLFLAVMAVGFLGVAAPAQAAEKTTYPVVFAHGLGGFDDILGYDYWGDDYGTFVGDPCDGFLETSCNGDLDSGQRTFAAAVQPVQSSDVRGLDLANDIEGYLASVGSSYVNLVGHSQGGIDVRKAARVLRERKGYTVVKTVVSVSSPHRGSPVAKYILDLRPGITSVLDALFRFYGNVVYAPGNDGYAAVKALIYNDADPNDGKTTGNKAFNLAYPVSPSYASHYASLVTAQSGASVNPALFLLKEFIFDIDGDGACTDDCDNDGAAGKGDGIRGEQDDDGLVGINSQQMGYRLRYTERLGLLDTVSQDSAMGYVGNLNAPSSLQMTSMSSVINQDHVDVIGIGPDTFDEMEFYAAIIDYIAKND, from the coding sequence CGACGTATCCCGTGGTGTTCGCGCACGGGCTCGGGGGGTTCGACGACATCCTCGGGTACGACTACTGGGGTGACGACTACGGCACCTTCGTGGGGGACCCGTGTGACGGGTTCCTGGAGACGTCGTGCAACGGGGACCTGGACAGCGGCCAGCGGACCTTCGCCGCGGCGGTGCAGCCGGTGCAGAGCTCCGACGTGCGAGGGCTCGACCTGGCCAACGACATCGAGGGGTACCTGGCCTCGGTGGGCTCGTCGTACGTGAACCTGGTGGGCCACTCGCAGGGCGGCATCGACGTGCGCAAGGCGGCGCGGGTGCTGCGCGAGCGCAAGGGCTACACGGTGGTGAAGACGGTGGTGAGCGTGTCCTCCCCGCACCGGGGCTCGCCGGTGGCCAAGTACATCCTGGACCTGCGCCCGGGCATCACCAGTGTGCTGGACGCGCTGTTCCGCTTCTACGGCAACGTCGTCTACGCGCCGGGCAATGACGGCTACGCGGCGGTGAAGGCGCTCATCTACAACGACGCGGACCCGAACGACGGCAAGACAACGGGCAACAAGGCGTTCAACCTCGCCTATCCGGTCAGCCCCTCCTACGCGTCCCACTACGCCTCGCTGGTGACGGCGCAGAGCGGGGCCAGCGTGAACCCGGCGCTGTTCCTGCTGAAGGAGTTCATCTTCGACATCGACGGAGATGGCGCGTGCACGGATGACTGCGACAACGACGGCGCCGCGGGCAAGGGCGACGGCATTCGCGGGGAGCAGGACGACGACGGGCTGGTGGGCATCAACTCGCAGCAGATGGGATATCGGCTGCGGTACACGGAGCGGCTGGGGCTGCTGGACACGGTCTCGCAGGACTCGGCGATGGGCTACGTGGGGAACCTCAACGCGCCCAGCTCGCTCCAGATGACCTCCATGTCCAGCGTCATCAACCAGGACCACGTGGATGTGATTGGCATCGGACCGGACACGTTCGACGAGATGGAGTTCTACGCGGCCATCATCGACTACATCGCGAAGAACGACTGA
- a CDS encoding siderophore ABC transporter substrate-binding protein has translation MWRAAVVLAVVGLTAACQRSPEPAQGAAAPVAEAPSEEGRTVKHGQGTSVVPLNPQRVVVYDLVALDILQALGVDVFAVAGDQFPGHLAPFGDAKYPRMGTLFEPNYEALHSARPDLIITGGRSSAKYANLSRIAPTVDLPMGGVNYLDTVVANTELLASIFGKEEKARVLVTELRASIAKLKETTSSRGAGLVVLVTGGRISAYGPGSRFGVIHGDFGVPVAAAGLSASLHGEVIGSEFIREKNPDWLFVIDRDAGMGQSGGARQVLDNELVHQTTAWKKGQVVYLDPMNAYLIGGGIQAVDRLRGQVAEFYASKAP, from the coding sequence ATGTGGCGAGCCGCCGTGGTGCTGGCCGTCGTGGGACTGACTGCTGCGTGCCAGCGCTCGCCGGAGCCCGCGCAGGGGGCCGCGGCCCCCGTGGCGGAGGCGCCCTCCGAGGAGGGGCGCACCGTCAAGCATGGCCAGGGGACCTCGGTCGTCCCGCTGAATCCCCAGCGCGTCGTGGTCTACGACCTGGTGGCGTTGGACATCCTCCAGGCGTTGGGCGTGGACGTCTTCGCCGTCGCGGGAGACCAGTTCCCGGGTCACCTGGCGCCGTTCGGGGACGCGAAGTATCCGCGCATGGGGACGCTGTTCGAGCCGAACTACGAGGCCCTCCACTCCGCGCGCCCGGACCTCATCATCACGGGGGGCCGCTCCAGCGCGAAGTACGCGAACCTGTCCCGCATCGCGCCCACGGTGGACCTGCCCATGGGAGGGGTGAACTACCTGGACACGGTGGTCGCCAACACGGAGCTGCTGGCGAGCATCTTCGGCAAGGAGGAGAAGGCGCGCGTGCTGGTGACGGAGCTGCGCGCCTCCATCGCGAAGCTGAAGGAGACGACGTCGAGCCGAGGCGCGGGGCTGGTGGTGCTCGTGACGGGTGGGCGCATCAGCGCGTATGGCCCGGGTTCGCGCTTCGGCGTCATCCACGGTGACTTCGGCGTGCCGGTGGCCGCCGCGGGGCTCAGCGCATCCCTGCATGGCGAGGTCATCGGCTCGGAGTTCATCCGCGAGAAGAACCCCGACTGGCTGTTCGTGATTGATAGGGACGCGGGCATGGGGCAGTCGGGTGGGGCGCGGCAGGTGCTCGACAACGAGCTGGTCCACCAGACGACGGCGTGGAAGAAGGGGCAGGTCGTCTACCTGGACCCGATGAACGCGTACCTCATTGGCGGCGGCATCCAGGCGGTGGACCGGCTGCGCGGGCAGGTCGCGGAGTTCTACGCCTCGAAGGCGCCATAG
- a CDS encoding M3 family metallopeptidase, with protein sequence MPETPVPDAVRLITCPPDEFRRSGETAMETTRAGIARLKTLAAPFDVGQVLELYDESMAALENAGARASVVRHSHPEAAMREAAEAAEQAVETLSTEIHMDRGVYDVLVAQDLSGQDAQTRKWMEKVLRDFRRSGVDRDDATRARVKELNEELVRIGQEFSRNMLQDTRTVSLPPSALDGLPDDYVRAHAPGADGKVTITTDYPDIIPFMTYSRDAKAREQMWRTFRQRGYPSNTDVLQRMVARRHELASLLGYRNYAAYATEDKMIRNEDAAADFITRVANASGARMQRDYGLLLERKRKDTPDAVRVDPWDQAYLEDRIKAEQYAFDSQAVRPYFEYSRVKQGMLDLTARMFGVSYRQVKDPTVWHPDVEAYDVLEDGVLKGRFYLDMHPRADKYKHAAQFTLTSGKAGHRLPEGVLMCNFPKPGTEPALLQHDDVETFLHEFGHLLHHIFGGHTRWSGVSGVRTEWDFVEAPSQMLEEWARDAASLRTFAKHYQTGELLPEEMVTRLRRADEFGKGLWVRQQMFYAALSLELYRRDPKGLDATALVRELQGKYTPFPYVEDTYFHLSFGHLEGYSSNYYTYMWSMVIAKDLFTVFQEKGLLSPEPAKAYRRAVLEPGGSDDAARLVHAFLGRDYDYAAYEAWLNKAA encoded by the coding sequence GTGCCTGAAACGCCCGTTCCCGACGCCGTTCGCCTCATCACCTGTCCTCCCGACGAGTTCCGCCGCTCCGGCGAGACCGCGATGGAGACCACGCGCGCTGGCATCGCCCGTCTCAAGACGCTCGCGGCCCCGTTCGACGTCGGCCAGGTGCTGGAGCTGTACGACGAGTCCATGGCCGCGCTCGAGAACGCCGGGGCTCGCGCGAGCGTCGTGCGTCACTCGCACCCGGAGGCGGCCATGCGCGAGGCCGCCGAGGCCGCCGAGCAGGCCGTGGAGACGCTCTCCACCGAAATCCACATGGACCGGGGCGTCTACGACGTGCTCGTCGCGCAGGACCTCTCGGGCCAGGACGCGCAGACGCGCAAGTGGATGGAGAAGGTGCTGCGGGACTTCCGTCGCTCGGGCGTGGACCGGGACGACGCGACGCGGGCCCGGGTGAAGGAGCTGAACGAGGAGCTGGTCCGCATCGGCCAGGAGTTCAGCCGCAACATGCTCCAGGACACGCGCACGGTGTCCCTGCCTCCCTCCGCGCTGGACGGCCTTCCGGACGACTACGTCCGAGCCCACGCCCCGGGCGCGGACGGGAAGGTGACCATCACCACGGACTACCCGGACATCATCCCCTTCATGACGTACTCGCGCGATGCGAAGGCGCGAGAGCAGATGTGGCGCACCTTCCGTCAGCGGGGTTACCCCAGCAACACGGATGTGCTCCAGCGCATGGTGGCGCGCCGTCACGAGCTGGCCTCGTTGCTGGGCTACCGCAACTACGCGGCCTATGCGACGGAGGACAAAATGATCCGCAACGAGGACGCCGCGGCGGACTTCATCACCCGCGTCGCGAATGCCTCCGGTGCGCGCATGCAGCGCGACTACGGGCTCCTGCTGGAGCGCAAGCGCAAGGACACGCCCGACGCCGTGCGCGTGGACCCCTGGGACCAGGCGTACCTGGAGGACCGCATCAAGGCGGAGCAGTACGCCTTCGACTCGCAGGCGGTGCGCCCCTACTTCGAGTACTCGCGCGTGAAGCAGGGGATGCTGGACCTGACGGCGCGCATGTTCGGCGTGTCCTACCGCCAGGTGAAGGACCCCACGGTGTGGCACCCCGACGTGGAGGCGTACGACGTGCTGGAGGACGGCGTGCTCAAGGGCCGCTTCTACCTGGACATGCACCCGCGCGCGGACAAGTACAAGCACGCGGCGCAGTTCACGCTCACCAGCGGCAAGGCCGGACACCGGCTGCCGGAGGGCGTGCTGATGTGCAACTTCCCCAAGCCCGGCACCGAGCCCGCGCTGCTCCAGCACGACGACGTGGAGACCTTCCTCCACGAGTTCGGCCACCTGCTGCACCACATCTTCGGCGGCCACACGCGCTGGTCCGGCGTGTCGGGCGTGCGCACGGAGTGGGACTTCGTGGAGGCGCCGTCGCAGATGCTGGAGGAGTGGGCGCGCGACGCGGCCAGCCTGCGGACGTTCGCGAAGCACTACCAGACGGGCGAGCTGCTCCCCGAGGAGATGGTGACGCGCCTGCGCCGCGCGGACGAGTTCGGCAAGGGGCTGTGGGTGCGCCAGCAGATGTTCTACGCGGCGCTCAGCCTGGAGCTCTATCGCCGGGACCCGAAGGGGCTGGATGCCACCGCGCTGGTGCGGGAGCTCCAGGGCAAGTACACGCCGTTCCCCTACGTGGAGGACACGTACTTCCACCTGTCCTTCGGACACCTCGAGGGGTACTCGTCGAACTACTACACGTATATGTGGTCGATGGTCATCGCGAAGGACCTCTTCACGGTGTTCCAGGAGAAGGGCCTCTTGTCCCCGGAGCCCGCGAAGGCGTACCGCCGCGCGGTGCTGGAGCCGGGCGGCTCGGACGACGCGGCCCGGCTGGTCCATGCCTTCCTGGGGCGGGACTACGACTACGCCGCCTATGAGGCCTGGCTGAACAAGGCGGCCTGA
- a CDS encoding iron chelate uptake ABC transporter family permease subunit: MLAERLVETRRPERMLLILGAVALACAGLFLLVNVGSDWRFVLPFRGRKLATALLVGYSIAVSTVLFQTVTGNRVLTPAILGFDNLYVLIQTCLLFFLGSGVVAGLDPRLRFGVEVLVMVAFSGLLYWGLFGGGQRGVERVLLTGVVLGVLFKSLASFLQRLIDPNEFIFLQDRFFASFNQPDEDLLLISFVLTLGVSVVGWRMLRTLDVLVLGRETAINLGVNHQRTVAGVLVLVAILVSVSSALVGPVTFFGLLVSSLAYVFVRTYRHALVLPAAALIAGVSLVAGQFLLEQVFAFNTNPRVIIDFVGGLVFISMLLRRNPG; encoded by the coding sequence GTGTTGGCTGAGCGCCTGGTGGAGACGCGCCGGCCGGAGCGCATGTTGCTCATCCTGGGCGCCGTGGCGCTGGCGTGCGCGGGGCTGTTCCTGCTCGTCAACGTGGGGAGCGACTGGCGGTTCGTCCTGCCGTTCCGGGGGCGCAAGCTGGCGACGGCGCTGCTGGTGGGCTACTCCATCGCGGTCTCCACGGTGCTCTTCCAGACGGTGACGGGCAACCGCGTGCTGACGCCCGCCATCCTGGGGTTCGACAACCTCTACGTGCTCATCCAGACGTGCCTGCTCTTCTTCCTGGGCTCCGGAGTGGTGGCGGGCCTGGACCCGAGGCTCCGCTTCGGCGTGGAGGTACTGGTCATGGTGGCCTTCTCGGGGCTCTTGTACTGGGGCCTGTTCGGAGGAGGGCAGCGCGGTGTGGAGCGGGTGCTCCTGACGGGCGTGGTGCTGGGCGTGTTGTTCAAGAGCCTGGCGTCGTTCCTCCAGCGGCTCATCGACCCCAACGAGTTCATCTTCCTGCAGGACCGGTTCTTCGCGAGCTTCAACCAGCCGGACGAGGACCTGTTGCTCATCTCGTTCGTGCTGACGCTGGGCGTGTCGGTCGTCGGGTGGCGGATGCTGCGGACGCTGGATGTGCTGGTGTTGGGGCGCGAGACGGCCATCAACCTGGGCGTGAATCATCAGCGGACGGTGGCGGGGGTGCTGGTGTTGGTGGCCATCCTCGTGTCCGTGTCGAGCGCGCTGGTGGGGCCGGTGACCTTCTTTGGTTTGCTGGTGTCCAGCCTGGCGTATGTGTTCGTGCGCACGTACCGGCATGCCCTGGTGTTGCCCGCGGCGGCGCTCATCGCGGGGGTGTCCCTGGTCGCGGGACAGTTCCTCCTGGAGCAGGTCTTTGCGTTCAACACCAACCCGCGCGTCATCATCGACTTCGTGGGAGGGCTGGTGTTCATCTCGATGCTCTTGCGGAGGAACCCGGGATGA
- a CDS encoding ABC transporter ATP-binding protein, whose protein sequence is MIEAANVTKRYGATVVVDEVSLRFPVGGITSIIGPNGAGKSTLLSMISRVSPMSSGSVQVDGLDILTTPGDVLARKLAILRQDNHITARLTVRELVTFGRYPHSKGRPTVKDREHVERAIQHMGLGALTERFLDELSGGQRQRAFVAMVLCQDTDHVLLDEPLNGLDLKHAVSMMKQLRTAADTLGKSIILVLHDLNFASCYSDHLIAMRDGKVLFQGRPEEIMRSEVLRAVYDLDITIQQIDGDWIATHYR, encoded by the coding sequence ATGATTGAGGCCGCGAACGTCACCAAGCGCTACGGCGCCACGGTGGTCGTGGACGAGGTGTCCCTGCGCTTCCCCGTGGGAGGCATCACCTCCATCATCGGGCCGAACGGCGCGGGCAAGTCGACGTTGCTGTCGATGATCAGCCGTGTGTCGCCCATGTCCTCGGGCTCCGTGCAGGTGGATGGGCTGGACATCCTCACCACGCCGGGGGATGTGCTCGCGCGGAAGCTGGCCATCCTTCGCCAGGACAATCACATCACCGCGCGGTTGACGGTGCGGGAGTTGGTGACATTCGGCCGCTATCCGCACTCCAAGGGGCGCCCCACGGTGAAGGACCGGGAGCACGTGGAGCGGGCCATCCAGCACATGGGGCTTGGCGCGCTGACGGAGCGGTTCCTGGATGAGCTGTCGGGCGGGCAGCGTCAGCGGGCCTTCGTGGCGATGGTGCTGTGTCAGGACACGGACCATGTGCTCCTGGACGAGCCGCTCAATGGCTTGGATTTGAAGCACGCGGTGTCGATGATGAAGCAGTTGCGCACCGCGGCCGACACGCTGGGCAAGAGCATCATCCTGGTGTTGCACGACCTGAACTTCGCGTCGTGCTACTCGGACCACCTCATCGCGATGCGTGACGGCAAGGTCCTGTTCCAGGGGCGGCCGGAAGAAATCATGAGGTCGGAGGTGCTCCGGGCTGTGTATGACCTGGACATCACCATCCAGCAGATTGATGGCGACTGGATTGCCACGCATTACCGCTGA
- a CDS encoding ABC transporter permease, producing MIRLVAAVAVIALLALVSVFIGVGDVSWHALVSPGPDEQALQVLLISRIPRLLAVLLVGTSLGVAGLILQMLARNRFVEPATVGAADSAGLGLLVATLLMPQLPVLGKMLVAAAFSLAGTALFLLILRRIPLRSVLIVPLVGLVLGSVFDSVTTFFAYRSDLLQSVNAWKTGDFSNVLRGRYELLWVTFGLTCAAYFAADRFTVAGMGESFTTNLGMRYSRIVALGLLIVSLITGLVVVTVGMVPFLGLLVPNLVSMFLGDNTRRSLPWVAVGGAGFVLLCDVLGRVVRFPYEIPGATIAGVAGSVLFLSLLMRRDARVG from the coding sequence GTGATTCGACTCGTCGCCGCCGTTGCCGTCATTGCCCTGCTGGCCCTGGTCAGCGTGTTCATTGGCGTGGGCGACGTGTCCTGGCACGCGCTGGTGTCGCCGGGGCCGGATGAGCAGGCGCTCCAGGTCCTGCTCATCAGCCGCATTCCCCGGCTGCTGGCTGTTCTGCTGGTGGGCACCTCGCTGGGCGTGGCGGGGCTCATCCTCCAGATGCTCGCGCGCAACCGCTTCGTGGAGCCGGCGACGGTGGGCGCGGCGGACTCCGCGGGCCTGGGGCTGCTGGTCGCGACCCTGCTGATGCCCCAGCTCCCCGTGCTGGGGAAGATGCTCGTCGCGGCGGCGTTCTCGCTCGCGGGCACGGCGCTGTTCCTGCTCATCCTGCGGCGCATTCCGCTGCGCTCGGTGCTCATCGTCCCGCTGGTGGGGCTGGTGCTGGGCAGTGTGTTCGACTCGGTGACGACGTTCTTCGCCTACCGGTCCGACCTGCTCCAGTCGGTCAACGCGTGGAAGACGGGCGACTTCTCCAACGTGCTGCGCGGGCGCTACGAGCTGCTGTGGGTGACGTTCGGCCTCACGTGCGCCGCGTACTTCGCCGCGGACCGCTTCACGGTGGCGGGGATGGGGGAGTCGTTCACCACGAACCTGGGGATGCGCTACTCGCGCATCGTGGCGCTGGGGCTGCTCATCGTCTCGCTCATCACGGGGCTGGTGGTCGTCACGGTGGGGATGGTGCCGTTCCTGGGGCTGCTGGTGCCCAACCTCGTCAGCATGTTCCTGGGCGACAACACACGGCGCTCGTTGCCGTGGGTGGCGGTGGGCGGCGCGGGCTTCGTGTTGCTGTGTGACGTGTTGGGCCGGGTGGTGCGCTTCCCCTATGAAATCCCGGGGGCGACCATCGCGGGGGTCGCGGGGAGCGTGCTCTTCCTGAGCCTCTTGATGCGGAGGGACGCCCGTGTTGGCTGA